In Daphnia pulicaria isolate SC F1-1A chromosome 5, SC_F0-13Bv2, whole genome shotgun sequence, a single genomic region encodes these proteins:
- the LOC124340620 gene encoding peptidyl-prolyl cis-trans isomerase FKBP9-like, translating into MAISIGRGCCLCCSVKSVAMVVSEDLFPQELASCGDDSQLKGNLTESQESKPSLVSVLEPPCPSPMTTKFDNVAAHFTTSSSFGHSAVNPKSANRATNCPALDGIKRKLRTIEGKSVPTEVQPLQEKRQTFVTCFTELGSGDKGAGNIIPGGATLLFDVELMGINQAPPPQNVFKQIDSDSNNQLSKEEVADYIKKHIFPTEKAEEVPAEEGAPQQQDPLKITEEIFQHEDHDRDGYISFEEFYGPHDELQVFHSRDPV; encoded by the exons ATGGCCATCTCTATCGGTCGTGGTTGTTGCCTTTGTTGCTCTGTCAAATCTGTTGCCATGGTGGTTTCAGAAGATCTTTTCCCACAAGAACTTGCCTCGTGTG GTGACGATAGTCAGTTGAAGGGAAACTTAACTGAATCGCAAGAAAGTAAACCATCTTTGGTCTCAGTCTTGGAACCTCCTTGTCCTTCACCGatgacaaccaaatttgatAATGTTGCTGCACATTTTACAACCAGCTCATCCTTTGGTCATTCAGCAGTGAATCCAAAATCTGCTAACAGAGCCACAAATTGTCCAGCCTTAGATGGCATCAAACGAAAGCTGAGAACCATTGAAGGGAAAAGTGTTCCTACA GAAGTACAGCCACTACAGGAGAAAAGGCAGACTTTTGTGACATGTTTTACAGAGCTGGGCTCTGGAGATAAGGGAGCTGGAAACATCATTCCTGGCG GTGCCACACTGCTTTTTGATGTCGAGTTGATGGGCATCAACCAGGCCCCACCTCCCCAGAATGTTTTCAAACAGATTGACAGTGATTCCAACAACCAGTTGTCGAAAGAAGAG GTGGCAGATTACataaaaaagcacattttccCAACTGAGAAAGCTGAAGAGGTCCCTGCTGAAGAAGGAGCACCGCAGCAGCAAGATCCTCTCAAGATTACTGAAGAGATCTTCCAGCACGAAGATCACGACCGAGATGGCTACATCTCGTTCGAAGAATTCTACGGACCGCACGATGAACTCCAAGTCTTCCATTCTCGCGATCCAGTTTAA